CACAAACCGGACGGCCTCTGGGCTCCAGTCTCCCTCTGGGACTGTGAGGTCAGCCAGGCGACATTTCAGAGCCTGAAGAGATGGACAAAAAAAAacgtcaacatttcacaaacaaCTTTATCAGACAGATTTGAATTTGCAGCTTtagaaataatgtttgtttgttaaCTGTGACAATGACAGACATGTTCAACAAAACAGCAATTCAACGTCTTTgtccacacatttaaaaacataaatTCCAGATTCAGCCCTTAAGCAGTTTTGTTTTCACtcaactgtgtctcagggcttcttaacatttaataaactatgaatgtgtcactcatttaacgggaagaaactcagctcaatgttcaatctgaattttctttaaaataaaaaaacatctatattgattctgacttttctacatccaactcacaggtttatcattactttgagaaaaaagattattccccttttagaagtgtagttatggtcatttgttctggaaatgtcattttcgagcctgagacctggaaaacaggcttggggttgAACAGGTTAAgtgagtatgacacattaatagttttttttttttaaatattaagaagccctgagacacagtttagtGGGAAAAAAAACAGCAGCCCCCTCTACCGGGGGCTCTCGGGCTGAACAGGTTAAGGACtataagtaagggataatgtgcagcggtCTTCCCTTCAGGGTGATCACGGAGCCCGACGCTGGTGTTATTTTTCCAATAATGACCGCCTTGCTGCACATTTTCCCGCTTTTTACATGGCCACATACTAAACACGACTTGaatcccaatattaattgaaatgattttattgactgGAAAATTATCGTATTGCTTCTGCAAAGGAAACAAAACTCTGCTCCACGGCGCACCAACGGCTGGAACTCTGACAACAACTTAATTTAAAATGAAGGCAGCTCTGATCTTTTCTGTGCCTGTCCACTAACAAGTTCCTAAACACTACAGAGaccataccgtgttcctgttagtatTTACTTCCCGTCTGTCAGCTTCTGTCGATTTATCAGACGTCCAGCGCTTCGTCTTTAAACCTCattccttttctctctctcgatcctccttagcaacagtcATTAAAGTGCTTAACAGCGGTCTGTACTACTGTCAATATTAACCTCTGAAATGtccgaattgaccaatcagaatcgcgTAATCAACTAGGCCATGTTAAATAAGATTTAAATCAATGTGCAAATTAAGGGATGCTTCTCCAGCCATGTGATTGGTTGAAGATTAAGGTGATCACAACACAAAAACTACTGACCAGTGGTGGGATGATGATGAAGTTTTCCAGGAAAAGAGAGGGGATCTCTCTGAGATCAGTGACCTCTATAGTAGCCTGGATACCCAGGTCGATGAAGAGGATCTCAATTACTCTGTTGCCAAAAATGTTGGTGATCTGAGAACAAGACAACAGGCAAGTAGGTGCAAAATAATTACCtcaaactagggatgcacgataattatcggtccgatattaggaattatgacgtcatcccgataaacccgataccagtattaatagccccgataatatacaatattttttttgggtaaaaaaaggaaaaaaatactgcagtgtgggtggattgggatgaggggcgcttgtttttccactcggctcctcccgttttgccagtactgtggtattagtggtttaggaagaggggagttcttcacaaatccagcgctccctaatacttcgaacctgatcagtcacctgaaacatcaccatcgctacgatggtgtgttaaaagcgtacgaagacaattatacaatacagtgtgtgtgtgcgcgcgcgctggagctatgtgcaactcaaggcatatgctcgaacgggagctgcctggaagctgcaatcatgttcatgtatccgtgccgagtgtgctgacttttcgtacaatgtcccactgtctggcttcctgcataaagtcaagtgctcggcacagttgtggcgaaatgtcgctcctctgttttcatttaaacagctccttatatccgttagcgcagctagctagcaccagatgctaacaacaacaatgcacgtaaggtctctctctcgctcgctggggccacacatacacacaccctcccggtcctcccgatggccagtcggtgcctgccggtgagcgtggaagtgtggtctgccacaagcgggcggcaggagcggggctgtccgcatcagcttgtagatggtattttaaactcgatgcgctctgaaactacggggcggccaagtaaaaaaaaatacacatggcgtaaatcttttttattatcggttatcggtatcggtcttgagaagcaggaagttatcggtatcggtttcaaaaaaccaatatcgtgcatccctacctcaaacaatatgattttcaCTATACTTTAAATATCCAACATATTTTAAGCTTTTTCATATCAAGCTTTTCAAGAAATGATGATTTCAATTCTCTTCTTACCTCCACTCTGGACCACATTCCTTTGTGACGGGCTAGGCAGAACTTGCCACTGAAGGGTCTGGACACCAAGAAATCAGACGTCATCTGGTAGAAACAATAACAAAGACATAAAGACCTTTACCTGAGAGGAATTGAATATCTAATCATGATTTTCTTTATACTATCACTGCAAACGATTCAATCCTAACAAACGCTGAGGCAAACAACAGTCTTGATAACCTGGGAGAAGAAGAAGGTCTCCGTTTCCTCCATTAACTTGTTGAGTCGTGCGGTTCCTCTGGAGGGCAGCTGGCAGTAGATGATACCATCTGCACACACACTTGTGACACATACATCCTGATAGGTAGCCTTTACCTACAGGCAAATGAAAAAATGATGTTAGATAATATACAGAGGATTAATGACACTGAGGACCCAAAGATCATGATTCACCAACTCTTGGTTTTCATTCCAACTGAATAAGACTTCTTTTAGTGAATAACAAACACAAGTCAAAAATGATGAGAAGAAgacaacagcaccacacactGGTTGAGCTGAGGTGTAATGTCACGAGATATTAATAAATGTGAGAAGCCACCCTTCACTGCAGTTAAATTGGCTTTTCAAATGCAAAGGTTTGGTCAAGCCTGCTATTCTAAGAGATAGGTTCTCAATACTCTTATGCATTCACACAATACGTGTAGTTTGCAGCACCCCCCTTACAGTCAGAGGGTTTTTCATGGTGTCGTCCTGGAGAGCCTTCCGGCAGGCAGAGTTCATGTTGATGTCATCATCCTGAGACGTGTCGTACAGCACGGCCACAGGCGTCTCATTCTCTTGACATGGCTCCAACGTCTCCATCAGCAGAATTTTTCCGACTACCAACTTCTCCACAGAAGACACCACCAGTGCGTGGGAGCCAAATGCCTCGAGACCTTTGAGCAAGGCAAAATAAATGAGAGGCCattgaacaaaaataaatatgtttaccTTCAGTTGTGACATGGGTGCTTTTATCTTCATCATTAGCACAACAAAGGGTTCCTAAAGTAATTTACTTATCCTTTAtcaggcatgaaaacgggtcaggggtgaaaaaggtgagaaggatattatccctctaggggggtccgggggcatgctcccccggaagtttttttttttttttttaatattccatattttaaagcatcaatctgatgcattttgagatgcatttgtttgccaacctggggagagctggagaaacttaacttcagccatgagtcaaaaatattatggcctccttactaagtattatcagggatgcaaactcatcaggtatggaaaaggtgacaaggacccgagccccccgaccccacggaatatcggctttaacatgaggaataacagatgattttagcagtcaacaCAACTaaagcagtgttaataataacagaaatgctaaagagtcacatctaatagaaatatataaaagcatttattttaattgtgtagcagtcagtttataattttggcagcactgttgagcattttgaaaatctattgtcatgcctctgtgcaaagctgagtctttctatctttatggcatctggtgtaaagtaactaaattcataaactcaagtactatacttgggtacaattttgagatacttgtactttatttaagtatttcaatgttttgctactttgttcttcttctcctctacagttcagaggtaaatggtgtacgttgactccactacatgtattaatacctttagttactttacagatgtggatgaatgatgtgaaatctaatcaagtgttgaatcagactttagttccacctggagtaaatccaccagctaccctgcagtatacaaattcattcaaactagctgcacctttaccagctttgagaacactttcatgatcaatcattataaaacatatcatatatattattctgaaatgcaccaatctgcacaacgactacttttactgtcgctactttcactatattttgatgagaatacttttctacttttacttgaggaacatttttgaatgcagtacttttactaacagagtattcctacactctggtacttctacttttactcaagtacaagacctgagtacttctacttttactcaagtacaagatctgagtatttctgcttttaatcaagtacaagatctgagtacttctacttttaatcaagtataagatctgagtacttctacttttactcaagtacaagatctgagtatttctgcttttaatcaagtacaagatctgagtgcttctacttttactcaagtacaagatctatacttataccacctccgtttatagcctatgaaaaaaaaactattagaaaacgaaggctaaagctaacgttagcagatagtgacaatgtatgctagctagctagctagctcaacgataatattgaaacttttcagtgcacatcacgctctgcgctccgacagggagctctgctctgaacacctgaacggcccgttctaacagctgttcaccaacGGTCCAGTCTgtaccacagtgactccggaccgcacagttaatattaacgaacgcacccgtcggtaatgtggctgctgaagctagaccatcatcgcggagcagcagaaccgacaggcaggaagactcgagcacacagcttgcgctgcattataatatataaaaaaagaacaccatgcgtgtcatgatggcacataacagctcgcggctgcagattactccgggtcccagaccccccccatatcccacaaatatttttattgcagatctacatgaatcacacaaacgacctattttggattcaaaacggcgaatttcgccgaaaggtgagtgattctCATGCCTGCTTTATGTACCTGCGAGTCTAACATTGAAAGCCTGGAAGGGCAGAGAGAGGAAGTCCTGGTGCAGATCCAGCAGATTAGTCCTGCTGGTTTCCACAGAGAAGCCATGGTCCACATAGTACACCTGGCAAACAGACAAAACGATCATCAGAGGGAATATTCTAGATGGCTGCATACTAGgtgtgtaacggttcacaaacatttcggttcgtacctcggtttttaggtcacggttcggtacagcagaaaaaatgatcacaaaacacaaaatatttttggggggatttttttattattattaaactgtgaataatgtattcactcaaataaatacaaaatataataaaataaacattaaggtgcagcatttcgatgaactgaaataatctgtatttgaactttactgtattaATACCTGTCTATGattagtactcacaaaacataaaatatttgttttgggtttttaattattattaaactgtgaatattcactcgaataaatacaaaatataataaataggggtgtaacggtatccgtattcgtcccgtaccgtcacggttcggcacatgcagtcacacggcgaatacgccttttttttacgagtgggaaaaaagtctgtccttcagggcagtatccactacactatttataatccagggggtggtattgcgcctaaaagctgtttgccagccgcccttaaacaacaaatgaagaacaagaagaaacgcaacaacaaaacgaactaaatacaagaagaagaaaagttagtatggcgatttcagataacacacaggcgctagaacccacctgcttcttttaaatcagctgtgtgggaacatttcgggttccctgtggactacaataacgatgaagtgtgcgagtggtggatcggaagaggacggtgtgtcggcgttgttcgatagcggtgcggtatgctaatggtaacacacgccaaacatgctaaatcatatcagaaggcatcacccagatttgctaATCACCAGAGCccttcaaaagacaacagcagttcaacagctgatccccgctgtttttaagaagccaatagacatgaaagccgtgaaaccaaaataaataacggaagcttttggcataatgtttttcaacgactttgcgctctggaaacactttcttattatttatgatgtaatattttcaagacattctttttagttttacagcttgatgaaaccttttagtttgacatcagccattatagataatatggccatctgagtgtgtgtggtactgtttgtggtttgtttttaactgtttaatacagttaattattcagagttccttatttttaaactgaaacttgcactactgttcaaaaataaataacaacaaacctggaattacgcatttgggacttttttttgctttttcttgttgtaccgaaccgtaccgaaccatgacccccaaaccgaggtacgaaccgaaccgtgacttctgtgaaccgttacacccctaataataaaataaacattaagttgcagcatttcgatgaactgaaataatctgtatttgaactgtactgtactagcacctaagcagccagtttgacattaggacttgctcgtcattgtattttcatatttttttaaagaaaaatgaacttgtccacattgcttgccgaaagggcagatctgccggcactaacaatgtctcctgctgtggagaacacaccctcagggacagaggtagcagatacagccaggtagcgctttgctaacatggcaacataaggatatttggtgtttgtaatagctttggctcggtctgaactttttgcgagtggtggaggcttaaatgctagtgggagttgggtttgcacttcagtcttttttctcttggtaccggtgatattcacgttcgggtgatgccttttcaaatgagtgtgcaagttgtatgtattgccagccgcgtaaccaatgttagttgaacaatgccgacaaaacagctttggttcggtccacctgtctttgtccgtcatccttgtacgtaactgcgaaaccaaaatgttcccaaaccggagacttcaatgatgctggaggatttgagctcaactttatctgcgttcgccatttcgacagttcctcaaattactgactaaatttgaacgcatccctgtgaccagtatgcctctcgtccaattaaatgacttggtcgctctatgacgcgttgaacccaatgtgagcaaattactctgaatgctgcgacgcagcacctgagtttacttccaaaaagttgttcacgttctcaattttttacgtttaacgttctATTCGTtcgtacacttcggtacacacgtgtaccgaaccgaaggacCCATACCGAATATTTTCGGTACGAATACGTATactgttacacccctactgCATACGTATACAAATATAACTAAATGACTTACCTTGACCTTGTTAAGGGTCAGAATCTCGATGACTTGAGCTCTTGCCAAGTCCTCTCCATCCTCCCCTCTGACGGCTgccagctgaccaatcacaggtctAGACAGAGGATGGTGGGTGGAGCCTTGGCTGTAGAACATGCGCATTGCTTCCTCCATGGCCTCCTGGGCATTGGAATAGTTCTCACCTACATACCTAAACAAATAGAAAAAAGTTTTTAATCTGTGAAGTGTAGTAATCAAAAACAGTTTTCTGGATGTTGCATTAACAAAAGCAACAAAGCAAACATGTAGTTTACATTTACTTTGTAAATCCCTTCAGCCACTGAATAAAAAAAGAGCACTAACATCTGGCTTTCTTTTGGAAAGGTTACAATCAGCATTCCAGGAACAAATGCAGTCACAGCTATTTTTAGGATTGAGCTTAGATTGgcagtagtgttgtcacgatactaacattttggtttcgataccaagtcaagaattgcgattctttttcgatacttttcttttattattttcatgatcAATAACATTTTCTTACAACATGGTCTCTTCTTTATACTTGAGTTTATGTGATTTCTTtgatagttaactttatattttattaacatgtaatataaacagtaatataaataattattgacaaaatgtacattgcagatgttagccacattggtaagttagctaaaaagatagccatattagacagttatcattgccattaattgcctcgtttgtcacaaaataaattacacttgtttgacttagatttgagggcatgggctgagcatgatgtaattatgttatctatcacatttgctaacctgtctgtctttacattctttaaacagctctggatGCCGGTCGGCGAGGTGCTTAGTCAAgtctgatgtgttggctcccttggtttgcaAGGATCTAAAATatgtctcacagacaggcctcgtggtgtccgtaggcttgccctcactgtcagacatatagctaaaatactgtcaactgtcaacaagccgaggcgcagcggcagttgcactcccacttgcagccatgcttcttgtTTTCTCACCTGCTCttgcagctagcgcgtgcacgagagaggggagggacttagaacgtgcttgagaggggcgggactgcaggcacggctgcagtgcagggagtggaagcagagcgctgaacacacacggctcttattaaaacggcgctatctcaccggagtacttttccccgtcattcttaaagtaccgatactaatgaaacggaggaatcgtaacgtttatAACGGCATGGTATcgtggtacctttcaagtatcggtacacttACCAATTGGCAGTAGTTTAAACATTAAACACTAGCAGACATGCTAGTGTCTTTTCCTGAGTTTTGCAACGGTTCACAATCAAATACAACTGAGCAAGCAATATTCCTATATTGTTGGTACAACATATGGTTTACTGACACCTACATGATCTGTAAGGTAATATTTTTCATTCAAAATAAACTTCAAAAagctttaatttattatttaagGTCTTGCCATTGGCTGATGAACGACTCTTCTGTTGTGTGTACTGTTATTAGCTCCAGGAAAGGATATTGCCAACTTGTGCGTCTCACCTTAACGTAACAACATTGCTGCCTTTGGCCTCAGTGACGAGCACAGAAGGGTACTGTTCCGCTGGAAGAAGCAGACCTTGAGGCACCGCAGACCCCAGGACCTTCAGACCAGAGGGAAGGAGACGGTGTCTACACTGCTGGCTTTCCTGGCTGTCTGCGGCTTTTATGTCGGCTTTACTGGAGTAATACAGGATGGCCTGAGAACAGAAGAGTACATCAACAACAAACACAAGAATGTATACCGTTTTTCAAGAATATCAGTGGGAGGAAGGATGTCTAACATCTCCCTTAATAATACAAGGTAATGGCAGAAATTAAATCATTATTTCTGTTGGAAACAATCCACATTTTATCCACACCAATAAATCAGGTTAGTGATGAGTTATTCCACGCCTTCAAGGTTCACTTCTCAGTAGTGAGAGAGCATTAACTGAGGACTAAATAATTATGCACTACTCTTGAGGATTTACTTATATTGTACATTGTGTACTTACCTTCTTCTTGTCATGTGGAACAGGGTACTCCACAGTACATATATCCAGCAGAAGAGACAAGTTGTTCAGAACCTGTTCGGGGAATGGCGTCTTGTATGTGTCCATCAAGAGTTTGGGCAGAGCGTGGGCCCACAGACCTTGACTGTACTTTAACAGAAGCTCCTTTATTCTCTGACGCACCTCAGCAGGCACAACATCAGCAGAAGCTTTCGAGGCAGGGCAAGGAACAGGTTCAGAGTTAGGGGCgaaggtgacctttaaaagggGTAAAATGTCAGGGCCAGGATGGAGGGAAGAAGCTGATGGAGGAGCTTTAGTGGATGCCAGGCAAGTCCAGGTAGGGGCGAAGGAACGAGTGTTTTGGATGTGGGTAGTTGTAGGAAGGTTGTGATTATCTTCACCATCATTGGGATTGACTAGATTAACAAAGGGCTGCAAATGTGGAGCAAGTGCTGGGTTGCGGGCGGGACTGCGCAATGTGACTGAAGACAATGGTTTACATGGAGAGAAAGTGACAGTTTGTGGAGGAAAAAGGAAGGTGGGCTTAGCTAAGGGGGAAAGACTGGGTTTAGGGACAGGGATAGGACAGCGGGGGGTTGAGGAAGTTGTGTCGGATGTTGGGGGACAGGTAGAAACAGGTTTGGTGATACTTCTTGAATCGGTGGGTGGTGCTGGAGCCCCATTGGTCATGCTACTTTTACGAACAGTACTAGTCTTAGGGGGCAGAGGAGGGTAGACGAGGCGGTCCGATCGGCTGGGAGATTTTTCCACCTGTGAGGACCAGACGGGAGACAGAACGAGGAGGAAGGACATTTTACCAGTTCCTATTCAAGTTTTGTCTAGGTATTGAGAATACTTTTGATGGACCCATGTATTCGCAGTTTTAGCAAGTATAATAAACTAAAAAAGTAGACCAAAATAGCATCAGATAATTTCACCCTTCCCCAAAAAGGCCAGATGAACATTTGTATAGTCCTCAAACAATACTCACAAGTAGagatgcacgatattgtttttttgaaaccgataccgataacttcctgcttctcaagaccgatacccgataataatataatatatatattaaatgtacctgtagtttttgcacacctggtggtaaaaaaaagactagtagtgagcaaatgacatgagcattactactatgaacaaaacaaagccaagaacagttttgactctcgTCAAGCGCCATCATTTCTATGATGAAGTTAGAGATCGTTTTAGCCCTGAGGTcgtctctggcaaacttcttgcctttttcaaaagcctcgtcgataggtaaaagctccggtgcctttttccctcctcgtggaacttctgcattgcatttgttaatacaaatagcaagcgaactatctaactctgaaactttgaaatagtcccatactaccgacgacatgtttgtttactgtcctggcttcacagccgcacaccatttacgtcacagccaggcatgagttagggagcgctggatttgtgaaaaactcccctcttcctaaaccactaataccacagtactggcaaaacgggaggagccgagtgaaaaacaagcaccCCTCATTCCAATCCACCCactgcagtatttttttcttttctttttacccaaaaaatgtattttatattatcggggctattaatacttttatcgggtttatcgggatgacgtcataattcctaatatcggaccgataattatcgggccgataattatcgtgcaccactactcACAATGCTTTATTTACTGTATAATTATTTGTACATGAACAAATAAGAGTGACTGACTCACCAAAGCGATGTGGGTCCACTTTTCCAGATCTATGAGCACCTGAGGGTGGAGCGTCTGACTGAACATATCGCTGTAGACGGCTGATAGTTTAG
Above is a window of Pseudochaenichthys georgianus chromosome 1, fPseGeo1.2, whole genome shotgun sequence DNA encoding:
- the tdrd7a gene encoding tudor domain-containing protein 7A isoform X2, producing the protein MRFKPSNSYMLNVRPRSSLRQPIVGGPSSWIANRSRSAAGHGGYSASGSYSASGDYRQLGRSFSSHVPVPYRQTVFHHAPQPTYQPAPRTAIEHCLVPDRKEKNLANVQKPSEHFTAKPPEKVSSLGQPKSGLYDVELMQSRITELLMMYFSGLWLSKLSAVYSDMFSQTLHPQVLIDLEKWTHIALVEKSPSRSDRLVYPPLPPKTSTVRKSSMTNGAPAPPTDSRSITKPVSTCPPTSDTTSSTPRCPIPVPKPSLSPLAKPTFLFPPQTVTFSPCKPLSSVTLRSPARNPALAPHLQPFVNLVNPNDGEDNHNLPTTTHIQNTRSFAPTWTCLASTKAPPSASSLHPGPDILPLLKVTFAPNSEPVPCPASKASADVVPAEVRQRIKELLLKYSQGLWAHALPKLLMDTYKTPFPEQVLNNLSLLLDICTVEYPVPHDKKKAILYYSSKADIKAADSQESQQCRHRLLPSGLKVLGSAVPQGLLLPAEQYPSVLVTEAKGSNVVTLRYVGENYSNAQEAMEEAMRMFYSQGSTHHPLSRPVIGQLAAVRGEDGEDLARAQVIEILTLNKVKVYYVDHGFSVETSRTNLLDLHQDFLSLPFQAFNVRLAGLEAFGSHALVVSSVEKLVVGKILLMETLEPCQENETPVAVLYDTSQDDDINMNSACRKALQDDTMKNPLTVKATYQDVCVTSVCADGIIYCQLPSRGTARLNKLMEETETFFFSQMTSDFLVSRPFSGKFCLARHKGMWSRVEITNIFGNRVIEILFIDLGIQATIEVTDLREIPSLFLENFIIIPPLALKCRLADLTVPEGDWSPEAVRFVKEAVLGSDDCKMKIHKLDQHKGDCLIYMYLFIGADSQELDKSINHQLAKSQLWQQLTTQTNNTITNNTITNNNGGVDSGLSALVEKLTLSGPAPYPIAKTSSQAVLEAGDGPPDTTSKAGMQPLPLPPSLDFPQPGQNMDVFVPVACHPGYFVLQQWQDLHKLVVLMGEMVLYYNQSSKIDSSGPNIEKGGIYATKIDKNWHRVQVKGILANGLVSVFELDYGKHELVRSTFLRPLIEEFRQLPFQAITAQLAGATQRQWSEEASMLFRNHVEDRALVAQVESVCEVKGELWECRLSVYLVDTTTEEKDLWIHSLMADIGGELSSAA
- the tdrd7a gene encoding tudor domain-containing protein 7A isoform X1 — encoded protein: MSDSESIKKMLRSVLQSSKHGVSFSTLQVEYRSLCGESIPLRKLGYSKLEDYLTSIPSVVRMDYRMGEVKCFAAVCGETAHIAELVAKQKNVKRAGRSQFVNCKMRFKPSNSYMLNVRPRSSLRQPIVGGPSSWIANRSRSAAGHGGYSASGSYSASGDYRQLGRSFSSHVPVPYRQTVFHHAPQPTYQPAPRTAIEHCLVPDRKEKNLANVQKPSEHFTAKPPEKVSSLGQPKSGLYDVELMQSRITELLMMYFSGLWLSKLSAVYSDMFSQTLHPQVLIDLEKWTHIALVEKSPSRSDRLVYPPLPPKTSTVRKSSMTNGAPAPPTDSRSITKPVSTCPPTSDTTSSTPRCPIPVPKPSLSPLAKPTFLFPPQTVTFSPCKPLSSVTLRSPARNPALAPHLQPFVNLVNPNDGEDNHNLPTTTHIQNTRSFAPTWTCLASTKAPPSASSLHPGPDILPLLKVTFAPNSEPVPCPASKASADVVPAEVRQRIKELLLKYSQGLWAHALPKLLMDTYKTPFPEQVLNNLSLLLDICTVEYPVPHDKKKAILYYSSKADIKAADSQESQQCRHRLLPSGLKVLGSAVPQGLLLPAEQYPSVLVTEAKGSNVVTLRYVGENYSNAQEAMEEAMRMFYSQGSTHHPLSRPVIGQLAAVRGEDGEDLARAQVIEILTLNKVKVYYVDHGFSVETSRTNLLDLHQDFLSLPFQAFNVRLAGLEAFGSHALVVSSVEKLVVGKILLMETLEPCQENETPVAVLYDTSQDDDINMNSACRKALQDDTMKNPLTVKATYQDVCVTSVCADGIIYCQLPSRGTARLNKLMEETETFFFSQMTSDFLVSRPFSGKFCLARHKGMWSRVEITNIFGNRVIEILFIDLGIQATIEVTDLREIPSLFLENFIIIPPLALKCRLADLTVPEGDWSPEAVRFVKEAVLGSDDCKMKIHKLDQHKGDCLIYMYLFIGADSQELDKSINHQLAKSQLWQQLTTQTNNTITNNTITNNNGGVDSGLSALVEKLTLSGPAPYPIAKTSSQAVLEAGDGPPDTTSKAGMQPLPLPPSLDFPQPGQNMDVFVPVACHPGYFVLQQWQDLHKLVVLMGEMVLYYNQSSKIDSSGPNIEKGGIYATKIDKNWHRVQVKGILANGLVSVFELDYGKHELVRSTFLRPLIEEFRQLPFQAITAQLAGATQRQWSEEASMLFRNHVEDRALVAQVESVCEVKGELWECRLSVYLVDTTTEEKDLWIHSLMADIGGELSSAA